The following nucleotide sequence is from Dama dama isolate Ldn47 unplaced genomic scaffold, ASM3311817v1 ptg000163l, whole genome shotgun sequence.
CCATGAATAACCAGGGAGACACCAGAACTTTTCCTTCAGACCCCGCAACGCCATCCCCGTCTGGATTCGGGAGTCGTGGCCCACAGACTAAGGCGCCTTTCACTAGAGCCCCGCTCTCTAACTGCAGGGTACCCGCTAAGCTGTGAGGTGTGTACCAGTGACGGTCCCAACTGCAGTGGAAAACTGCAGACTTGTGCCCCGGATGAAGACTCCTGCATGGTTGTCTTGACTGAGAGCTACAGAAGTAAGTGGGCAGGGGCTGGTATCAGATGCTGGGGAGGTGGGCGGCAGATACCACCATGCATGGGGAGGAACCTTTGAGTGATGAGTATGTCAGGAAAGAGGGAAAGGCAATCTCGAGGTGGGTGTTGAACAGAGAATCTGGTGGAATGACGGAAACCACTATGGCCAAGAATTTCTGAAGATGAGACTccaaagagaggaggaggaggggcagatACAGACTTTGTTACCAAAGAAGGAATTAGGAAAGCAAAGGACATGGGGGAAGAGAGAAGTCCAGAGAAGGGGGAAATCTAATATGTAAAAGGTGAGGGGTGGGTGTACAGCAGACTTGGGTGAGTTGCAAAGAATGTGATCAGGTTGATTCTCTTGGGCTGCGAGGGGTCTCCCAGAGATGTGGGATGTTAAGCTATTATTCCTGAAGAGAAAGCGGGAGATACGGGGGCTGGTTTGAGTTGGGtgcaagctcagttgtgtctgactctttgcgaccccatggagtgtaacccaccaggctcctctgtccatgggattttccaggcaagagtactggagaggtttgccatttcttcctccaggggatattccccacccagggatggaacctgcgtctcttgcatctcctacattggcaggggggttctttaccactgcaccccctggtgctgggaggcggcacacgagatcccacccatgataAGGTCAtcagggagaaaacctgacaggcaagtcGGATCAGGTTTTCAAGGGTTTctaaaaggccagctcacgagatcccacccatgacaaggtcacgaggagaaagcctgacaggcaaggcaaatcaggttttcagggattttgaaaagctgcccccggcactcaccttaaagatgatacctgtctttctgatgcctgcctcaacagactactccctaatttctgtgacacaggcagaaggccttccccgatctcttcccaaataaggatcaatttagaactttaatcaataagtttcccaggtggtggtattttatgagattatccagggtgaaaggagtgttttaatttaaactcctttgctggtagtttgttagccaaatgtatttatgcccttggtactaatatgcatgattgcttataatatcctaatcataaaatagcataaagaacctgattatataaaagccctaatagacatagagcatttttgaggggtgaaggagtcctattagaaaacacaaaaaaaattattctaaaagtagctattgggttaacatttgcttgctgtgttttgcttgctgtgttttgttttaatgtgataagattgtgttatagaaaccattgttaatatagttaaagatctagagaaataagaacttagccctagtgtggtaacaatgagatggttgttaattgtcagccaagagtgctaggcagaagctgcctcatcaaagtcgcagagtcagtctgggataaacttcttagataaacgcaactgacaatttctgcagaaggattaatttttgtgttaacaaggttatacttctactctgtactgttgccctatgagactgctacctttaagttaaggtcaccatagaaacagaaaataggtttacattcacctgacctgcataaaatattaataggccccaaggccagaagataatgtacaagaccctcataaacaaagaagtatgcagaaaacaccctggtttcgtgaagaacaagctgatgtaatgttaaactatcttccccttagaaatgtactaatttagggtataaaccCCACGGTAAAAAAATtcagcattgccagactctgctgcaccccccgtctggtgtctctctttctctctctctctctctctctctctctctctctctctctatctatctCCCTCACAGACTTGGcactatcaaggctggtctcacgtgtcttctctctctctcgccaacgccgttcatcctgagggtaccacctggatcctgccgaggctggaccctggcaccCTGGGATTCCCAAATTTGTCatagagagagagacatataaggacagaggatccctgggcacagtccatgaggtcgcaaagaatcgggcacaactgagcccTACACACCCAAACACGTGGTGTACAGAGCAGAAACCCTAGGCCTGGAGGAGACACCCTAGCtgtggtggggaaggggaaggccAGGGAGACTGGAAGAGACCACTTCAGGCAAGACCTGAGAGTAGCCAAGGAGGGCAGCATGAGACCATAGGTAGGAAATCTGGGGAGTGACCCTGGGAAATCTGGAAGAGTCTACcttagatggagaaggaaatgggtgtGACAGCAGGTGGGGATGGCGGCCCCATCCCAGCATTTGGTGGAAGGAACTCCAGGGGTCAGGGGAGGGCTGAAGACTGGAAGAGACCATTACAGAGGATTGGGGTTAGTTACAGGTGGTCTGGAAAAGACCACTCCAGGTGTGACCCCTGCAGGATGGCAGTGGGGTGTCCCTGGGGTGGAAGGGGCCACTCTGCAGAGTCCAGCACAGCCTGGGGAcagggggaggatggggtgcaTACCTGATAATCCATTCAGATGATGCCCCAGGCAGAAAGGGGGCTTGAATGTGGGTAGCTGGAAGAGACCTCTCTAGACAGCAGTGGGCTGGAGCTACTATCAGGTAGGGGAGACAGCCCAGGGCAAGGGTCCAGACCGGGGGCCACTGAGCCTTCTGCCCACGGTCATCCTGCAGAGGGCTCGTTGGCGGTGACCAGCTACAAGGGGTGTGCGAAATCCAGCGAGTGTGACTCAGGATCCTTCGCCATCACCATGAACACTGAGAACTACATGGGGTCCAGGAGGCGCTGCTGCCAGGACGATGGGTGCAACAAGGAGCCCATGCCCGGTAAGCCCCGGCTGAGCCCCACAGCTGGAGTCCCTCCCTGCCCACCTTCCCCCGCCAGAGCCGGCTGTGAGCACCTGCTCCTGACCTGCCCTGTACTCAGGGACGAGCGTCCTCCTTGcgctgagccttggtttcttctcCTGTAAACTGCAGTGTCcagagacttccctgctggtccaccgACTAAGTCTCCACGCGCTCTctgcaggggtttgatccctggtcagggaactggattccTCATGCCGCAGTTAAGATCCAATGCAGTCAAATATTGTTTTCTGAAAATGCAGTGTGCATTAGCAACTGGTGTCCCCTGAGTGgttgtgatgttgggaaagggaCTAACGTCTCCGATTaccttcccctccaccctcctcttCAGCGATCGTGAGAAACCACACAGAGAATGGCCTTCGGTGTCCTTCCTGCATCGCTGCCTTTACGGAAACATGCACTTCGACTCAGGAAGCGGTCTGCGTTGGTGAGGAAACCCACTGTGTCGCCGTGTCTGGCCTCGCACAGCCTGGTAAGGGGCACCTGGAATTCGGGAGGAGGGCACAGGGATTCCAGACAGTCCCAGAATTGCAGCCTCATTCTTCCAGATTCTAAGGGAGAGAGTGGCTCCAAAGATCTGGGGGAGAAGGTGCCTGGGGCACGTGACCCTGGACTAGGAGGAGGGAGGCATTGGAGATCCTGACTGTAGTCTATAATCCCCTCCCACAGGTATCAAATTTGCGGCCCGGGGCTGTGGTACGGAGACCGCCTGCCACATCAAGCCTGGGACCTTGGTGCCCTCAGGCTCTCGTTTGTTGACCATCAAGAAGACCAGCTGTCGTCCAAGCCCCCAGGCTTCTGGCAAGGCTGAGTGAAGAACTGAGGCCCACGTGGTGTCTGGTCTCCATTCATTGTCAgctgtgtttctagaaatttctaCAGTTCCCATGTGTCTTATAAATTAAGCAAGTTAACAGAGCAATCCTGAGTCTTTGTGATGTGATGCATTTCGGGGAGATGGGATGAGAAAAGCAGGGGTCTGAACCCTTGGGAACACTATCtatggaagaaagaaatggaagatgcTACCTCTTCTTAAGGGATTACTTCTTGCTTGGTCCCCATGCTAACTGTTTTCCATGCAGTACCTCATGTCATAATCACAACTCTGTGAAGCTGAAAGtattgcccccattttacagaggaacacACTGAGGCAAGGATTGTGGTGTCACTTGTCTTTGGTCAAACAGCTGGGAGGGTCAGACTCCAGAGTCCATGATCACCTCTCCTAGTTAACCTGTTTTTGCCCCAGAGTTCATGTTTGTAAAATGCAGAGATAATAGCTATTACCTCAAAGGGCTGTCTTAAGAGTCCAATGAAAGAACACGAAAAAAGGACTCCGTGCAGTGCCTAGCacatttaaggggcttccctggtggctctgacgggaaagaatctgcctgccaatgtgggagacgcagtttgatccctgggtcaggaagatcccccggagaacggcatgagaacccactccatgatctttgcctggagaatccacagacagaggaggctgacaggctacagtccacggagtcacaaagggtcagaccccactgagtggctgagcacccTGCACTAGCGCCTTGAAGGCAGCGTGGGTTCTGGGACAATGCGTCTGGCCAAAGAGTTACCATCCTAATAGCTGCCACTTCCTCAGTGGCATGTGTGGCAGCTACTAGACTCTGGCACCCATCAGGATAGTCTGGGTTGTGTGACAGTAACAAACTGGTCCCTAAACTCGGTGGTTTAAAACACCAAAGGTGTATTAGTCTGTTCATGCTGAGCAATGTTGTGTAGCAAACCATGCCCCACTTGAGACTTGTAAAAACAAACATTCTTCTTCCTATGGGTTTGTAGGTATCTGGGGTAGCTCTGTTTCTGGCTGTGCACTGGTCGGCTTGGTTCCAGTCTGGGAGGGGGACTCTAGTTCACCTCCGTGGAGTCTTCTGGATATGTGACTCTCTGGTTAACGTCCTTCTCATGGCAGATGACAGGGGCACAAAACCCAAGTGCACCAAAGGTCCCTGCGGAGGTTTGGGGGTGTGCAGGAATTATATCCTTCACACAACCCCACCACCCCTCCTCTACAGGGACCCTGGGGTCCTCAccctccatccctcctccctctgacccTGAAGACTAGGCTTCCAGCTGACAGAATCCCAAGCATCTTCCACCCCCCTGAAACCCAAAGAACAGACACACAacagaatttctatttttttattcgCTCCTCCAAGAAATACCACAGGGAAAGCCAACCTTGATTCTCCGGGCTTCATGGTTCCTCACCTCAATGGAAACAAATTTATCGTTATCCAGACAAGTACAAACTTCAGCTAAGCTGAGGAGGCTTTTGGACCTCCTCTGCTTCTGCCAGTGGCAACACCAAGATTCAACATGTTTCCTTGAATTCCTCCCTTCAAGGGCCTGCCAGCATGCAGGTGCCGCATAGACTCTCGGTGAGGGCAGCCAGTGACTCCTCCACAAGGGAGTCTTCCATCTTTTCTATTTGGATGCTCCCAGAGACAGATGCCTCGCTACCAACTTGCTGCCTCCAGAGCCTAAAATTCAACCCTTTGAAAAGTCATGATTTAAAAGGCAACCGTTCCAAAAGAGAGTCGTGACACCCAAGGGTGGTGACACACAGCTGTGTGAACAGGATCAACACAGGGGGACGCTGACACATGAAATAAAGCGGGTCTTGCTTTCTGAGATTTGATCCAGGCAGGAGGCCCCTTGGCAGGAGGGTAGACAGAATTTGGAAGAGGGAAGCGCAGGGTGGAGAAGTCAGACAGGGTCAAGTCAGAGATGGTGTCAGAGAGGAGGGCACCCTGAGCAAAGTGTGAGACTAAAGTCTGAGCTCCCCGTGTTCCGGGCTTCCAGGAGGGGTTGCAAGGCTATTATTGTGCAAGAGAGAGAATGAGGGTACAGGCGTGCCTACGTGGGATGCTCACGATAACTCTGCATGTAGATGCCATTTGCCACTTGCAAAAGGCCACCCTGATTGTCAAAGGGCTGTCTGGCCCGAGGGCAATGCAGATGGAATTCCTATTCCCGAAGAGGGACCAAAGGGACTCCAGTTCTCCTACAGAAACCCCAAtcccctcctctccatggagaCCTTCCACCAGCCGTGAATGAGGAAGCAAGGACCACAGCCCTCTGGGGAGCCCAGGCGTTCTGAGACTCCAGAGAACAGTCCTTCCCCCAATGAAGATTCAAAGCCCATTTTGGATGTAGGCCTATCCCCCAACCCTGGACACCTACCTCTTACACCCTTTGTAGCTCAGAAGCCCAAGGATTCCAGCTCCCTGGGGAACTCAGACTCCCCTTCTTCATGTCAGAATCCCCAGTGTGAAGGAGACCGCCTTCATCAGCAATCAGCGCATCCACCACCTCCTCCGCAGGGGGACTAGCCACCTATTACATCTACTCTTGAGAGACCAAGATAGGCCTCTTCAAGGAGTCCAAACCCTCAACTCCCTTGAGGAGTTCTGTACTCTGATGATCCCCAGAGAATCAGGAATCCTGTCCCCCAAAGCCGATTTCCAGTGACCCCTAGTCAGAGCcctcatttccttcaagaaccTAGGATTCTGACTGGCGGACCCCTTGCCCCGTGATCTCTCAGGTCCAGACATCCCATGCTAGAGTCTGGACCCTGCGCCCTCTCTAGCCCTGCCTCGGCGACCGCGCGCATCTCCTCCAGCGCCTGCAGCAGGACACCCTGCGCCGCGCCCCTGGATGCTGTGGGATGCTGGGCACAACTCTATCTCCAGCTGCTCCTCGTCAGGCTCCGCCAGCAGGGGGAACCAGAAAGAGCGACCGATCTCAAGGCTGGTGGAGGGGTGCGGGATGTTGCAGGTCACGTGAGAAGCACGACAGGTGTGCTTTGCAGCCGCTTTGGCAGCGGGGGTCGGGGTGGGTTTGCGCAGGTGAGTCCAGTTTGTAGCGTCCCAGGACCTGCAGGACTAGCCTCACCACACGTTCTCAGGGTAAGACCAGAACCAGTTGGGGATCACCCCCTCCTCAGGATCTGAATTTCAGCCCAATGCGTTCACCTCCAAGCTTCAAAACACCCACATTTCAATAATTCCAaccccttccttttcttcctccaacCCGAAGGGTGCTGGCTGCTCCTGGCACTCGCTTCTGTGTTCTACCTGGGTCGTCTGTCCTTTTCAGTTTaacggtggtggtttagttccGAAGGTGTGtcggactctgggaccccatgggatgtaacccgccaggctcctcagtccatggaattctccccgcaagaatactggactgggctgccctttcctcctccaggagatcttcccacaccaggaatccaacttgtgtcccctgcattgaaggcagattctaaaCCGACTGAGCCACCTCCTTACTAATCCCTTATTTAATTCTTTGGTAAACTAACTGGTGTGGTTTCAGTCTCCTCTTGGGACCCAGACTGATACAATGGGTAGCACTGATGTTGGTGTCTGCCTTGTCACTGATTCCAAGTGGCACGGAGCTTGATTTTCAAAGGGCTCTAGGTCGTGGGAATACTTTGGCCATCGGATGTGaagagctgctgctaagtcacttcagtcgtgtccgactctgtgcgaccccatagacggcagcccaccaggctcccccatccctgcgaatctccaggcaagaacactggagtgggttgccatttccttctccaatgtataaaagtgagaagtgaaagtgaagccgctccgttgtgtctgat
It contains:
- the LOC133053701 gene encoding phospholipase A2 inhibitor and Ly6/PLAUR domain-containing protein-like, which translates into the protein MKPSMKPETFLLGSALLCTLLGLGYPLSCEVCTSDGPNCSGKLQTCAPDEDSCMVVLTESYRKGSLAVTSYKGCAKSSECDSGSFAITMNTENYMGSRRRCCQDDGCNKEPMPAIVRNHTENGLRCPSCIAAFTETCTSTQEAVCVGEETHCVAVSGLAQPGIKFAARGCGTETACHIKPGTLVPSGSRLLTIKKTSCRPSPQASGKAE